Proteins from a genomic interval of Sporanaerobacter acetigenes DSM 13106:
- a CDS encoding helix-turn-helix domain-containing protein yields MSFGEKLREIRTQENLTQQEMADRIGVSLRTLKSYELGETLPRYRKIYHKIAEEFNVDVNYLLTEGDDFILSAGEKYGSRGMKGAQELIDNARALFAGGELSEDDKKVVFDALQEAFFEAKLENKKYTPKRYKKDEK; encoded by the coding sequence ATGAGTTTCGGTGAAAAACTAAGAGAAATCAGAACTCAAGAAAACTTAACCCAACAAGAAATGGCTGATCGTATTGGGGTTTCTTTACGAACATTAAAATCCTACGAACTAGGGGAAACATTGCCAAGATACCGAAAAATATATCATAAAATTGCAGAAGAATTTAATGTAGATGTGAATTATTTACTGACAGAAGGAGATGACTTTATCCTGTCTGCTGGTGAAAAATATGGTTCCCGTGGTATGAAAGGAGCCCAAGAACTTATTGATAATGCACGTGCTTTATTTGCAGGTGGAGAACTATCTGAAGATGATAAAAAAGTAGTTTTTGATGCACTACAAGAAGCCTTTTTTGAAGCAAAATTAGAAAATAAGAAATATACCCCAAAGAGATATAAAAAGGATGAAAAGTAA